The sequence GATTCCCGACGACACGCTCACCGAGTTCGCCATCCTCGTCGTGCGCGATCTGAACCCGTCGGTCGAGATCATCGCCCGGGCGGAACGCACCGAGAACGTCCCGAAGATGTACCGCGCGGGGGCGGACTACGTGCTCTCCCTGGCGACGGTCAGCGGCCGGATGCTCGCCTCGGCCATCCTCGAAGACGAGGAGGTGATCTCGCTGGACAAACAGGTGGAGGTGATCCGGACCCGCGCGCCGGGGCTGGTCGGCCGGACGCTCGGCGAGGCCGACGTTCGGGCGCGCACTGGTTGTACCGTCGTCGGCGTCGAACGCGACGGCGACGTCGTCACCGACCTCGGCCCCGAGTTCCGGGTCCGCGAGGGCGACGTCCTCATCATCGCCGGCACCGACGAGGGGACGAACCGGTTCACGCAGTTACTGAGTTATCGGGATTCTCGTAACCGTCCATAGATTCTCGCCGACCCGTCACGGCGAGAATCGATGATGACGTCCGATAATTCCTATTAGTCGTCGCCGACCGTGACCACGAGTTTCCCGAGGGCGTCGCGCTCGGCCATCGCGGAGAACGCATCGTCCGTCTCCGAGAGGGGGTACGTCCGGTCGATGACCGGCGAGAGGTCGCCGGCAGCCACCAGATCGACCAGTCGTTCCAGGTCGTGTTGGGTGCCCATCGTGCTGCCGATGATGCGGTGGTGCTCCCGAAACAGCGTCGCGATGTCGATGTCCGAGGTGGGGCCGGCGGTGCGTCCGCAGACGACCATCCGTCCCCCGCGCGCCATGACGTCGAGGCCGAGGCCGGTGTAGGCGCCGCCGAGGTGGTTGATGACGGCGTCCGGGTCCCCGATATCTTCGACGGCGTCGCTGAGCCACTCGGGGTCGGTCCCCTCGATGACGTGGTCGGCGCCGAGGTCGGTCAGCCGGTCGAGTTTCGCCGGTGACGACGAGGTACCGATGGTCCGGACGCCTTGGATGGCCGCGAGTTGCGTGGCTGCCACGCCGACGCCGCCCGTCGCGCCCGGCACGAACAGCAGGTCGCCGGGGTCGAGGTCGGCCCGACGGAGCATGTGGTACGCGGTCAGATAGGCCGTGGGGAGCGTCGCCGCGGTGGTCAGATCCACCGCCTCGGGGACGGTGATGAGGCGGTCGGCCTCGACACAGGCCGCTTCGGCGAGACCACCGTGGTACAACGAGAACGACTCACAGAGGTTCTCCGGGCCTTCCTGGCAGAACCGACAGGAGCCACAGGTCTCGATAGGACAGAGCAGGACGCGGTCGCCGGGATCGACGCCCGTGACGGCCGCGCCGACTTCGCTGACGACGCCGGCGACATCGAGACCGGTGACGAAGGGGAGGTCGGCGGGGTCGATCATCGCCGAGTCGCCGTTCAGGATCCAGAGGTCGTGGTGGTTGATCGAACACGCGGCCACGTCGACGACGGCCTCGGTCGGGCCGGGGTCGGGGCGCGACCGCTCAACGATATCTACGCCGTCCGGTCCGACCAGTTCGGTGAAGGCTGCAGCGCGCATCGCGACTCGGTTCGACCGCCGGCGTCAAAGGTGCGGCGGCGTGGGGAACGTTAGCGCGCGTCTCCGATGACTTAACCGTGCGGGTTACCTATTACTGGTATGAGCGAAGAGACTGGGCGCCGGAATCTCCGGATGCCCGACGACGACGAGCTGTTTGCGGTCGTGACCGAACACAACGGCGGGAACCACGTTCGCGTGCGGTGTGAGGACGGCGAGAACCGGATGGGACGCATCCCCGGCCGGATGAAATACCGAACCTGGATCAACGAGGGCGACGTGGTCCTCGTCGAACCGTGGTCGTGGCAAGACGAGAAGGCAAACATCGAATGGCGCTACTCCGGGCAGGACGCCGAGCAGCTGCGACGCGAAGGTCACATCGACTAGCGCTTTTTCGCGGTTTATCGCGGATCGCTGACCGCGGACGAAGTTGCGTAGCCGCGGCTGTGTTGTCCCGTCACACCAAACGACTTTGTGCGCCTGCGTGGTGGATCGGCGCATGGACCCGAACCCGGATCTCGATCGGTTCGACTCGCGCCGGTCGACGGTGCACGCAGGGCAGGGGATGGTGGCGACGAGCCAGC comes from Haloplanus sp. XH21 and encodes:
- a CDS encoding alcohol dehydrogenase catalytic domain-containing protein, which gives rise to MRAAAFTELVGPDGVDIVERSRPDPGPTEAVVDVAACSINHHDLWILNGDSAMIDPADLPFVTGLDVAGVVSEVGAAVTGVDPGDRVLLCPIETCGSCRFCQEGPENLCESFSLYHGGLAEAACVEADRLITVPEAVDLTTAATLPTAYLTAYHMLRRADLDPGDLLFVPGATGGVGVAATQLAAIQGVRTIGTSSSPAKLDRLTDLGADHVIEGTDPEWLSDAVEDIGDPDAVINHLGGAYTGLGLDVMARGGRMVVCGRTAGPTSDIDIATLFREHHRIIGSTMGTQHDLERLVDLVAAGDLSPVIDRTYPLSETDDAFSAMAERDALGKLVVTVGDD
- the eif1A gene encoding translation initiation factor eIF-1A, translating into MSEETGRRNLRMPDDDELFAVVTEHNGGNHVRVRCEDGENRMGRIPGRMKYRTWINEGDVVLVEPWSWQDEKANIEWRYSGQDAEQLRREGHID